A genome region from Streptomyces sp. NBC_01296 includes the following:
- a CDS encoding DJ-1/PfpI family protein — protein sequence MPDAVLREGALSGTRIAVLVESDFYEPEIFYYQHRFAEEGAEVDFLTRLWGNDSITFSGHEYRAPFTADKSLEGLSDEDLRRYAAIIVPSGMVADRLRYTEDVDVLAPATELLRRAFEEPTVLKGIICHGMWLAASIPGKVRGRKVVCHNNLIGDVRNMGGEYVDEDVVVDGDLVTGRTGAHHHLFARRIIELIAAGRGRGAA from the coding sequence GTGCCTGACGCCGTACTGCGCGAGGGTGCGCTGTCCGGGACCCGGATCGCGGTCCTGGTCGAGAGCGACTTCTACGAGCCGGAGATCTTCTACTACCAGCACCGGTTCGCCGAGGAGGGCGCCGAGGTCGACTTCCTGACCCGGCTGTGGGGCAACGACTCCATCACCTTCTCCGGGCACGAGTACCGGGCGCCGTTCACCGCCGACAAGTCCCTGGAGGGGCTGAGCGACGAGGACCTGCGCCGGTACGCGGCGATCATCGTGCCCTCGGGCATGGTGGCCGACCGGCTGCGCTACACCGAGGACGTCGACGTCCTCGCACCGGCGACCGAGCTGCTGCGCCGGGCCTTCGAGGAGCCGACGGTCCTCAAGGGGATCATCTGCCACGGCATGTGGCTGGCCGCCTCGATCCCGGGCAAGGTGCGCGGCCGCAAGGTGGTCTGCCACAACAACCTCATCGGTGACGTCCGGAACATGGGCGGCGAGTACGTCGACGAGGACGTGGTGGTGGACGGGGACCTGGTCACCGGCCGCACCGGCGCCCACCACCACCTGTTCGCCCGCCGGATCATCGAGCTGATCGCGGCGGGGCGGGGCCGGGGGGCCGCCTGA
- a CDS encoding VOC family protein: MAGMVWSHVGLNCTDQKTTEEFYTRYFGFTRARVVDLGEAQIVFLRRGDAYLELFAAGTEPARQAHEDGPQAPGRMRHLAFQTDSVDAFLAELGDAAEVTLGPLDFDDFICGWRTVWVRDPDGVIVEVSQGFEDDRSHDKDGA; encoded by the coding sequence ATGGCCGGGATGGTCTGGTCGCACGTGGGCCTGAACTGCACGGACCAGAAGACCACCGAGGAGTTCTACACCCGGTACTTCGGCTTCACCCGGGCCAGGGTGGTCGACCTCGGGGAGGCACAGATCGTGTTCCTGCGCCGCGGGGACGCGTACCTGGAGCTCTTCGCGGCCGGCACCGAACCGGCCCGGCAGGCGCACGAGGACGGCCCGCAGGCCCCGGGCCGGATGCGCCACCTGGCCTTTCAGACCGACAGCGTGGACGCGTTCCTGGCCGAGCTGGGCGACGCGGCCGAAGTGACCCTGGGCCCGCTGGACTTCGACGACTTCATCTGCGGCTGGCGGACCGTGTGGGTCCGCGATCCCGACGGGGTGATCGTCGAGGTCAGTCAGGGATTCGAGGACGACCGCTCACACGACAAGGACGGTGCATGA
- a CDS encoding AGE family epimerase/isomerase, translating into MADAVSFSFSDTIAGYVGRFDSESRLLRLKTSDGREFDVSLAGDPSAELVRNLDEPYIDASGHIDEMLSPGRFLFVYGVHYPEHGGRFEAKRLVFLGRGAEDYRFEEASWWVKQIESLADFYIRAQFGDGPVDFTEYRTEIRLGGDKTASHVQETDTISRLVYGMASAYLLTGKDEYLEVAERGTEYLRKHMRVVDSEEDVVFWYHGISVDGDSERKLFTSEFSDDYDAIPMYEQIYALAGPIQTYRVTGDIRIKNDADATIRLFDKFFKDPEQGGYYSHIDPILFSADHESLGENAERKNWNSVGDHAPAYLINLYLATGDQRYADFLEYTFDTIADKFPDYKNSPFVQERFFRDWSHDTAHSWQQNRAVVGHNLKIAWNLMRMNSLKAKPAYEELAKKIGEIMPAVGSDVQRGGWYDVVERVKDGNQEAYRFAWHDRKAWWQQEQAILAYLILNGTVGGDAFLREARQAEAFYNTFFLDHDEGAVYFNVLASGTPYLLGTERLKGSHSMSMYHSAELCYLSAVYNNLLINGREMDFHFKPDPTNLPDRVLRVSPDLLPAGSVQIASVEIDEKPYRDFDADGLTVRLPDVQGRVKVKVRLRPVTS; encoded by the coding sequence ATGGCGGACGCCGTGAGCTTCTCCTTCTCCGACACCATCGCGGGCTATGTCGGCCGCTTCGACTCCGAGTCCCGCCTGCTGCGGCTGAAGACCTCGGACGGCCGCGAGTTCGACGTCTCCCTCGCCGGGGACCCGAGTGCCGAGCTGGTCCGCAACCTGGACGAGCCGTACATCGACGCCTCCGGGCACATCGACGAGATGCTCTCGCCGGGCCGGTTCCTCTTCGTCTACGGCGTCCACTACCCGGAGCACGGGGGCCGCTTCGAGGCGAAGCGCCTGGTGTTCCTGGGCCGCGGCGCAGAGGACTACCGGTTCGAGGAGGCCAGCTGGTGGGTCAAGCAGATCGAGTCGCTGGCCGACTTCTACATCCGGGCGCAGTTCGGTGACGGACCGGTGGACTTCACCGAGTACCGCACCGAGATCCGGCTCGGCGGCGACAAGACCGCCAGCCACGTCCAGGAGACCGACACGATCTCCCGCCTGGTCTACGGCATGGCCTCGGCCTACCTGCTGACCGGCAAGGACGAGTACCTGGAGGTCGCCGAGCGCGGCACCGAGTACCTGCGCAAGCACATGCGCGTCGTGGACAGCGAGGAGGACGTGGTCTTCTGGTACCACGGCATCAGCGTCGACGGGGACAGCGAGCGCAAGCTGTTCACCTCGGAGTTCTCCGACGACTACGACGCGATCCCGATGTACGAGCAGATCTACGCGCTGGCCGGCCCGATCCAGACGTACCGCGTCACCGGTGACATCCGGATCAAGAACGACGCGGACGCCACCATCCGGCTGTTCGACAAGTTCTTCAAGGACCCCGAGCAGGGCGGCTACTACTCGCACATCGACCCGATCCTGTTCAGCGCGGACCACGAGTCCCTCGGCGAGAACGCCGAGCGCAAGAACTGGAACTCGGTCGGCGACCACGCGCCCGCGTACCTGATCAACCTGTACCTGGCGACCGGCGACCAGAGGTACGCCGACTTCCTCGAGTACACCTTCGACACCATCGCGGACAAGTTCCCGGACTACAAGAACAGCCCGTTCGTCCAGGAGCGCTTCTTCCGCGACTGGTCGCACGACACCGCGCACAGCTGGCAGCAGAACCGCGCGGTCGTCGGGCACAACCTGAAGATCGCCTGGAACCTGATGCGGATGAACTCGCTGAAGGCCAAGCCGGCGTACGAGGAGCTCGCCAAGAAGATCGGCGAGATCATGCCGGCCGTCGGCAGCGACGTCCAGCGCGGCGGCTGGTACGACGTCGTGGAGCGTGTGAAGGACGGGAACCAGGAGGCGTATCGTTTCGCCTGGCACGACCGCAAGGCCTGGTGGCAGCAGGAGCAGGCGATCCTCGCCTACCTCATCCTGAACGGCACGGTCGGTGGCGACGCCTTCCTGCGCGAGGCCCGGCAGGCGGAGGCCTTCTACAACACGTTCTTCCTCGACCACGACGAGGGAGCCGTCTACTTCAACGTGCTCGCCAGCGGTACGCCGTACCTGCTCGGCACGGAGCGGCTCAAGGGCAGCCACTCGATGTCCATGTACCACTCGGCGGAGCTCTGCTACCTGTCCGCCGTCTACAACAACCTGCTCATCAACGGGCGGGAAATGGACTTCCACTTCAAGCCCGACCCGACCAACCTGCCCGACCGCGTGCTGCGCGTCTCGCCCGACCTGCTGCCCGCGGGCTCGGTGCAGATCGCTTCCGTCGAGATCGACGAGAAGCCGTACCGGGACTTCGACGCCGACGGTCTCACCGTCCGGCTGCCCGACGTCCAGGGGCGGGTCAAGGTCAAGGTCCGGCTGCGCCCGGTGACTTCATAG
- a CDS encoding STAS domain-containing protein, with product MSLNVKERRNKGGTVLVATGEINSETSGQLLQSLLPLVREGRPLRIDLTAVTYVSSAGLRTLLVVYREAQHAGVAVTLYGVSEEVRFVMSATGFLDFFETGEAAAAESKSTLKSAVAR from the coding sequence ATGTCTCTGAACGTCAAGGAACGCCGCAACAAGGGCGGTACCGTCCTCGTCGCCACCGGCGAGATCAACAGTGAGACCTCCGGCCAGCTGCTGCAGTCCCTGCTGCCGCTGGTCCGCGAGGGCCGGCCGCTGCGCATCGACCTCACGGCCGTCACGTACGTGTCCAGCGCGGGCCTGCGCACCCTGCTCGTCGTCTACCGCGAGGCCCAGCACGCCGGGGTCGCGGTCACCCTGTACGGGGTGAGCGAGGAAGTCCGGTTCGTCATGTCGGCCACCGGCTTCCTCGACTTCTTCGAGACCGGCGAAGCAGCGGCCGCGGAGTCCAAGTCCACACTGAAGAGTGCGGTCGCGCGATGA
- the glgX gene encoding glycogen debranching protein GlgX, whose translation MTEAQSEQVLRVDAYPTHEVGGYRVRAGKPFPFGANVVPGGVSFSVFSDQATSMTLVIFKRGEPEPMAELEFPEEFRTGSVFAMTVFGLDHENIEYGYRADGPYDPVTGHRFDARQILSDPYARLIAGRDVWGVEPDRSRGYQYRSRVCLQDFDWGDDTPLRLPAEDLVVYETHVRGFTRHPSSQVTAPGTFAGLREKIPYLKELGINCIELLPVFEFDESDNMRSNPETGEHLFDYWGYNTVSFFAPKAGYAATGRYGMQGDEFRTLIKDLHAAGIEVILDVVFNHTAEGNEQGPTISFKGLDNATYYMLTPEGYYFNFSGTGNTVNCNHPVVRNFVLDCLRHWVADYHIDGFRFDLAAILGRALDGTPLPNPPLLELLAFDPVLRHTKLIAEAWDAGGLYEVGNFPAYGRWAEWNGKYRDTVRSFLKGDPGVTGELATRIAGSPDLYSSRGTSASVNFLTAHDGFTLADLVSYNDKHNEANGEGNNDGGNDNASWNCGAEGPTDDPEVNRLRMRQMKNALAILMTSQGIPMLLSGDEVARTQQGNNNTYCQDNELSWFDWSQVDDNAELLRFTREMIAFRGHHRELRSTSHPTGQVRESLGLPDISWHGERAWQPDWSAESRLLAVARCGTGDDDVVYVAMNSHWEPHDLELPALPHGRSWHLFADTGAEAPHDIRTPGGEPELENAGKYLIGPRSVVILVGRTPDPEL comes from the coding sequence ATGACCGAGGCCCAGTCCGAGCAGGTCCTGCGCGTCGACGCGTACCCGACCCACGAAGTGGGCGGGTACCGCGTCCGCGCGGGCAAGCCGTTCCCGTTCGGGGCCAACGTGGTCCCCGGCGGGGTCAGTTTCTCCGTCTTCTCCGACCAGGCGACCTCCATGACCCTGGTCATCTTCAAGCGCGGAGAGCCCGAGCCGATGGCCGAGCTGGAATTCCCCGAGGAGTTCCGCACCGGCAGCGTCTTCGCCATGACGGTCTTCGGCCTCGACCACGAGAACATCGAGTACGGGTACCGGGCCGACGGCCCCTACGACCCGGTGACCGGCCACCGCTTCGACGCCCGGCAGATCCTCTCCGACCCGTACGCCCGGCTGATCGCCGGCCGCGACGTGTGGGGCGTGGAGCCGGACCGCAGCCGCGGCTACCAGTACCGCTCCCGCGTCTGCCTCCAGGACTTCGACTGGGGCGACGACACGCCGCTGCGGCTGCCCGCCGAGGACCTCGTCGTGTACGAGACCCACGTGCGCGGCTTCACCCGGCACCCCTCCTCGCAGGTCACCGCCCCCGGCACCTTCGCGGGGCTGCGGGAGAAGATCCCGTACCTGAAGGAGCTCGGGATCAACTGCATCGAGCTGCTCCCGGTGTTCGAGTTCGACGAGAGCGACAACATGCGCTCCAACCCGGAGACGGGCGAGCACCTCTTCGACTACTGGGGCTACAACACCGTCTCGTTCTTCGCGCCCAAGGCCGGCTACGCGGCCACCGGACGCTACGGGATGCAGGGCGACGAGTTCCGCACCCTGATCAAGGACCTGCACGCGGCCGGCATCGAGGTCATCCTCGACGTCGTCTTCAACCACACCGCCGAGGGCAACGAGCAGGGCCCGACGATCTCCTTCAAGGGGCTCGACAACGCCACGTACTACATGCTCACGCCCGAGGGGTACTACTTCAACTTCAGCGGCACGGGCAACACGGTCAACTGCAACCACCCCGTGGTGCGCAACTTCGTGCTCGACTGCCTGCGCCACTGGGTCGCCGACTACCACATCGACGGCTTCCGCTTCGACCTCGCGGCCATCCTCGGCCGGGCCCTGGACGGCACTCCGCTGCCCAACCCGCCGCTGCTGGAGCTGCTCGCCTTCGACCCCGTCCTGCGGCACACCAAGCTCATCGCCGAGGCCTGGGACGCGGGCGGCCTCTACGAGGTCGGCAACTTCCCGGCGTACGGCCGCTGGGCGGAGTGGAACGGGAAGTACCGCGACACGGTGCGCAGCTTCCTCAAGGGCGACCCCGGGGTGACCGGTGAGCTCGCCACCCGGATCGCCGGCTCGCCCGACCTGTACTCCAGCCGCGGCACCTCCGCCTCGGTCAACTTCCTCACCGCCCACGACGGTTTCACCCTGGCCGACCTCGTCTCGTACAACGACAAGCACAACGAGGCGAACGGCGAGGGCAACAACGACGGCGGCAACGACAACGCCAGCTGGAACTGCGGGGCCGAAGGACCGACGGACGACCCCGAGGTCAACCGGCTGCGGATGCGCCAGATGAAGAACGCCCTGGCCATCCTCATGACCAGCCAGGGCATCCCGATGCTGCTGTCGGGCGACGAGGTCGCCCGCACCCAGCAGGGCAACAACAACACGTACTGCCAGGACAACGAGCTGTCCTGGTTCGACTGGAGCCAGGTCGACGACAACGCCGAACTGCTCCGGTTCACCCGGGAGATGATCGCGTTCCGCGGGCACCACCGCGAACTGCGCTCCACCTCCCACCCCACCGGCCAGGTCCGCGAAAGCCTCGGACTGCCCGACATCAGCTGGCACGGCGAGCGGGCCTGGCAGCCCGACTGGTCGGCGGAGAGCCGGCTGCTGGCGGTGGCCCGCTGCGGCACCGGGGACGACGACGTGGTGTACGTGGCCATGAACTCGCACTGGGAGCCGCACGACCTGGAGCTGCCCGCGCTGCCGCACGGGCGCAGCTGGCACCTGTTCGCGGACACCGGGGCCGAGGCCCCGCACGACATCCGCACCCCGGGCGGCGAGCCCGAGCTGGAGAACGCCGGGAAGTACCTGATCGGTCCGCGCTCGGTCGTGATCCTGGTCGGCCGGACGCCCGATCCCGAGCTCTAG
- a CDS encoding STAS domain-containing protein has translation MPLSVSLSIEGDTTVIELAGELDAKTAPDFHQTIEKAAGHGTGTVEIRMAGVGYMASAGLRSLVFAQQKVANHVTIKVVGAIEPVSRTIRTAGLDRSIVLSDE, from the coding sequence ATGCCGCTTTCCGTGTCCCTGAGCATCGAGGGCGACACCACCGTGATCGAGCTGGCGGGCGAGCTGGACGCCAAGACCGCTCCGGACTTCCACCAGACCATCGAGAAGGCCGCCGGGCACGGCACCGGCACGGTCGAGATCAGGATGGCCGGTGTCGGCTACATGGCCAGTGCCGGTCTGCGGTCCCTGGTCTTCGCCCAGCAGAAGGTGGCGAACCACGTGACCATCAAGGTGGTCGGCGCGATCGAGCCCGTGTCCCGGACCATCCGGACCGCCGGGCTGGACCGCAGCATCGTGCTCTCCGATGAGTGA
- a CDS encoding ATP-binding protein, whose product MSDMVELARTPAELEVPATVGSLGDIASFVLRLAARAALDKGAAYRIRLAVDELATNIVMHGYRGGDGRITVRGRSGPGRVQISLADSAPAFDPVEGCLPPAPGTPPERRRVGGLGIHLALTSVDEFSYVRRDGRNISTLTVNAEGTDPCPPRP is encoded by the coding sequence ATGAGTGACATGGTCGAACTGGCGAGGACGCCCGCCGAACTGGAGGTGCCCGCCACCGTGGGGTCACTGGGCGACATCGCCTCGTTCGTCCTGCGGCTGGCCGCCCGGGCGGCCCTGGACAAGGGCGCCGCGTACCGGATCCGGCTGGCCGTGGACGAGCTGGCCACGAACATCGTGATGCACGGGTACCGGGGCGGCGACGGGCGGATCACCGTCCGCGGCCGCTCCGGTCCCGGCCGGGTGCAGATCTCCCTCGCGGACTCCGCACCCGCCTTCGACCCCGTCGAGGGCTGCCTGCCCCCCGCCCCCGGGACTCCCCCCGAGCGGCGGCGGGTCGGCGGACTCGGCATCCACCTGGCGCTGACCAGCGTGGACGAATTCAGCTACGTACGCAGGGACGGCCGCAACATCAGCACGCTGACTGTGAACGCTGAGGGGACGGACCCATGCCCTCCACGACCGTGA
- a CDS encoding PP2C family protein-serine/threonine phosphatase, which yields MPSTTVIILDEYPPPPLELLDALESMDAELVARTLAELRTGPLEGLPAADVLLAPAEADGESVRLAVRRLRRWGGAPIVVVWTVTEFAALEEHVRLGHDYLVPPFLPALVGARLHSCSERAGLGRTLREADARAELMGYEKELEIGREIQAGFLPESLPVPDGWEIDVRFRPARQVAGDFYDVFEISRGRRLAFVVADVCDKGVGAALFMALIRSLLRHTAENSGLQHLVAAGRAGGSRRVPVVGATPLLNAVTATNGYLTRNHLRQGYFATLFFGVLDPLTGSLVYINGGHNAPLLLRAEGGDPLALEVTGPAVGVLPDCVYTLGYAQLNPGDTLFAFTDGVPEARCPAGNFLGDERMLELLAGPRVSGKEVVDRMDTAVREHTGTAEQHDDVTMLALHRPRAARGPHADRPAAARTAVA from the coding sequence ATGCCCTCCACGACCGTGATCATCCTCGACGAGTACCCGCCGCCTCCGCTCGAGCTGCTCGACGCGCTGGAGTCGATGGACGCGGAACTCGTCGCCCGCACCCTGGCGGAGCTGCGCACCGGCCCGCTGGAGGGGCTGCCCGCCGCCGACGTGCTGCTCGCCCCGGCCGAGGCCGACGGGGAGTCGGTGCGCCTCGCGGTACGGCGGCTGCGCCGCTGGGGCGGGGCCCCCATCGTGGTCGTCTGGACGGTGACGGAGTTCGCCGCCCTGGAGGAGCACGTCCGGCTCGGCCACGACTACCTCGTACCGCCCTTCCTGCCCGCCCTCGTCGGGGCCCGGCTGCACAGCTGCTCGGAGCGCGCCGGTCTCGGCCGCACCCTGCGCGAAGCCGATGCCCGCGCCGAACTCATGGGCTACGAAAAGGAGTTGGAGATCGGCCGGGAGATCCAGGCCGGCTTCCTGCCCGAATCGCTGCCGGTCCCCGACGGCTGGGAGATCGACGTCCGGTTCCGGCCCGCCCGGCAGGTCGCCGGGGACTTCTACGACGTCTTCGAGATCTCCCGCGGCCGCCGCCTCGCCTTCGTCGTCGCCGACGTCTGCGACAAGGGGGTCGGCGCCGCGCTGTTCATGGCGCTCATCCGCTCTCTGCTGCGGCACACCGCGGAGAACAGCGGACTGCAGCACCTGGTGGCCGCCGGGCGGGCCGGCGGAAGCCGGCGGGTCCCCGTGGTCGGCGCGACACCGCTGCTCAACGCGGTCACCGCCACCAACGGCTACCTGACCCGCAACCACTTGAGACAGGGCTACTTCGCCACCCTGTTCTTCGGTGTGCTCGACCCGCTGACCGGCAGCCTCGTGTACATCAACGGGGGCCACAACGCGCCGCTGCTGCTGCGCGCCGAGGGCGGCGACCCGCTCGCCCTGGAGGTCACGGGGCCGGCCGTCGGGGTGCTGCCGGACTGCGTCTACACCCTCGGCTACGCCCAGCTGAACCCCGGGGACACCCTCTTCGCGTTCACCGACGGAGTGCCCGAGGCCCGCTGCCCGGCCGGCAACTTCCTCGGTGACGAGCGGATGCTGGAGCTGCTCGCCGGACCGCGGGTGAGCGGCAAGGAGGTGGTCGACCGGATGGACACCGCCGTGCGGGAGCACACGGGCACGGCCGAACAGCACGACGACGTCACCATGCTGGCCCTGCACCGGCCACGTGCGGCGCGGGGGCCGCATGCGGACCGGCCTGCGGCGGCCCGTACGGCGGTGGCCTGA
- a CDS encoding MinD/ParA family ATP-binding protein, whose protein sequence is MTRTIVVHSHRGGTGKSSVLANLALLIAGEGRRVGVVDTDIQSPTLDLLFRLGPGPSLADYLLGRCEIEATAQQAGVPGLYVVPARTGTAALRELMTSGYDVGLLPEGFDRLAEHYALDVLLLDTHAGLNNESVTAMASADVLMIMARADRIDLSGVEETIALAGRLPCRRTLVMSMAPEGIDGETVRRRCEEVYGAPLAGILPYVPEMAALCGERIFAEAHPDHPLVGEFRTIISALDAPHEVSRA, encoded by the coding sequence ATGACCCGGACCATCGTGGTGCACTCGCACCGCGGCGGCACCGGGAAGTCCTCGGTACTGGCGAACCTGGCCCTGCTCATCGCGGGCGAGGGGCGCCGGGTGGGGGTGGTCGACACGGACATCCAGTCGCCCACCCTGGACCTGCTCTTCCGACTCGGCCCGGGCCCCTCCCTGGCCGACTACCTGCTCGGGCGCTGCGAGATCGAGGCCACGGCCCAGCAGGCCGGCGTGCCCGGACTGTACGTCGTACCGGCCCGGACCGGGACGGCGGCGCTGCGCGAGCTCATGACGAGCGGATACGACGTGGGGCTGCTGCCGGAGGGCTTCGACCGGCTGGCCGAGCACTACGCGCTCGACGTGCTGCTGCTCGACACCCACGCCGGGCTCAACAACGAGTCGGTGACCGCCATGGCGAGCGCCGACGTACTGATGATCATGGCCCGGGCCGACCGCATCGACCTCTCGGGAGTCGAGGAGACCATCGCCCTGGCCGGGCGGCTGCCCTGCCGGCGGACCTTGGTCATGAGCATGGCCCCCGAGGGCATCGACGGGGAAACGGTCCGCCGGCGTTGCGAGGAGGTGTACGGCGCCCCCCTGGCCGGAATCCTTCCCTATGTGCCGGAAATGGCCGCCCTGTGCGGTGAACGCATATTCGCAGAAGCTCATCCCGACCACCCCCTGGTCGGTGAATTCCGCACCATCATCTCCGCGTTGGACGCACCTCACGAAGTATCGCGCGCCTGA
- a CDS encoding type 1 glutamine amidotransferase domain-containing protein: protein MKILVVMTAKATLHLLDGEQHPSGFWAEEFVVPYTLFKAAGHTVEVATIGGQAPTVDPTSIDPQFLQWVRPQGSPDEDAANAAEYVRVIENTPQLKNPLAVESLTEKDIADYDGIYVSGGHGAIGDLPKSDELAQILRWAVAADKPLATVCHGHTSLLALRDGEGHWPFEGYRMTAFSHSEEMVTNMAGRLPLILEAELTRLGARYEKAEAIWDSHVVVDRKLTTGQNPYSSKALAETFLQQLAKG from the coding sequence ATGAAGATTCTCGTCGTCATGACGGCCAAGGCAACGCTCCATCTGTTGGACGGGGAACAGCACCCCTCGGGATTCTGGGCCGAGGAATTCGTCGTTCCCTACACCCTCTTCAAGGCCGCAGGCCACACCGTGGAGGTGGCGACGATCGGGGGCCAGGCCCCCACCGTCGACCCGACCAGCATCGACCCCCAGTTCCTCCAGTGGGTCCGCCCCCAGGGCTCACCGGACGAGGACGCGGCCAACGCCGCCGAGTACGTCAGAGTCATCGAGAACACCCCCCAGCTCAAGAACCCCCTCGCCGTGGAATCCCTCACCGAGAAGGACATCGCCGACTACGACGGCATCTACGTGAGCGGCGGCCACGGCGCGATCGGGGACCTGCCCAAGTCCGACGAGCTCGCCCAGATCCTGCGGTGGGCCGTCGCCGCGGACAAACCGCTCGCCACCGTCTGCCACGGCCACACCTCGCTGCTCGCCCTGCGCGACGGCGAGGGCCACTGGCCGTTCGAGGGCTACCGGATGACGGCCTTCTCGCACAGCGAGGAGATGGTCACCAACATGGCCGGCCGGCTCCCGCTGATCCTCGAGGCCGAGCTCACCCGGCTCGGCGCGCGCTACGAGAAGGCCGAGGCGATCTGGGACTCGCACGTGGTCGTGGACCGCAAGCTCACCACCGGCCAGAACCCGTACTCCTCCAAGGCCCTTGCCGAGACGTTCCTGCAGCAGCTCGCCAAGGGATAG
- a CDS encoding aldehyde dehydrogenase family protein, whose amino-acid sequence MTKRALSDQPLANPGKLFIGGTWVSAQDGRTEPDISPVDGQEIVPVAQATAADADAAVAAARQAYEEGPWSRLSAQERALRLNRVGELIERDLEEIALLETVDMGKPFAFSSTVDAPMAAQLMHYYAGAVTRVDGSSRAPAGGQLAYTLREPLGVVCAITPFNFPLLLSMTKIAPALAAGNTVVHKPSPATPLTALKIAELFQEAEIPDGVLNVITGPGVELGETLTGHPDIDKIAFTGSTSVGQTIIRKAAGTLKKVTMELGGKSANIVFADADLDAAEELAFFGIYYNKGEICTAGSRLLLQRPIHDELVERLVRRAAALKPGDPRDPETLFGPLAHRGQFDKVSSYIEIGEKEGAVLRTGGSGWTPDGASSQGLYFLPTIFTGVDNSMRIAQEEIFGPVLSIIPFDTEDDAIRIANDSAYGLAAGVHTKDLRRAHRVASQIKAGTVWVNCYNQYDPSVPYGGYKASGYGRECGPESLESYTQTKSVWIGMD is encoded by the coding sequence ATGACCAAGCGCGCGCTCAGCGACCAGCCCTTGGCCAACCCCGGGAAACTGTTCATCGGCGGCACATGGGTCTCGGCCCAGGACGGCCGTACCGAGCCGGACATCAGTCCCGTGGACGGACAGGAGATCGTACCGGTGGCCCAGGCCACCGCCGCCGACGCGGACGCGGCCGTGGCCGCCGCCCGCCAGGCGTACGAGGAGGGTCCCTGGAGCAGACTGTCCGCCCAGGAACGCGCGCTGCGGCTGAACCGGGTCGGTGAGCTCATCGAGCGCGACCTCGAGGAGATCGCCCTGCTGGAGACGGTGGACATGGGCAAGCCGTTCGCCTTCTCCAGCACGGTCGACGCCCCCATGGCCGCCCAGCTCATGCACTACTACGCCGGCGCCGTGACCCGCGTCGACGGCTCCTCGCGGGCCCCGGCCGGCGGGCAGCTCGCGTACACCCTGCGCGAACCGCTGGGCGTGGTCTGCGCGATCACCCCGTTCAACTTCCCGCTGCTGCTGTCGATGACGAAGATCGCCCCGGCGCTGGCGGCGGGCAACACGGTCGTCCACAAGCCCTCCCCGGCCACCCCGCTCACCGCGCTGAAGATCGCCGAGCTCTTCCAGGAGGCGGAGATCCCGGACGGCGTGCTGAACGTCATCACCGGTCCCGGCGTGGAACTGGGTGAGACCCTCACCGGCCACCCCGACATCGACAAGATCGCCTTCACCGGCTCCACCTCGGTCGGCCAGACGATCATCCGCAAGGCGGCGGGCACCCTGAAGAAGGTGACGATGGAGCTCGGCGGCAAGTCCGCCAACATCGTCTTCGCCGACGCCGACCTGGACGCCGCCGAGGAGCTGGCCTTCTTCGGCATCTACTACAACAAGGGCGAGATCTGCACCGCCGGCTCCCGGCTGCTGCTCCAGCGCCCCATCCACGACGAGCTGGTCGAGCGCCTGGTCCGGCGCGCCGCCGCCCTCAAGCCCGGCGACCCGCGCGACCCGGAGACCCTGTTCGGGCCGCTGGCACACCGCGGCCAGTTCGACAAGGTCAGCTCGTACATCGAGATCGGCGAGAAGGAAGGCGCCGTGCTGCGCACCGGCGGCTCCGGCTGGACCCCCGACGGGGCTTCCAGCCAGGGCCTGTACTTCCTGCCGACCATCTTCACCGGCGTCGACAACAGCATGCGGATCGCCCAGGAGGAGATCTTCGGGCCGGTCCTGTCGATCATCCCCTTCGACACCGAGGACGACGCGATCCGGATCGCGAACGACAGCGCGTACGGCCTCGCCGCCGGCGTCCACACCAAGGACCTGCGGCGCGCCCACCGGGTGGCCTCGCAGATCAAGGCCGGCACGGTCTGGGTGAATTGCTACAACCAGTACGACCCCTCGGTGCCGTACGGCGGCTACAAGGCCTCCGGATACGGACGCGAATGCGGACCGGAATCCCTCGAGAGCTACACCCAGACCAAGTCGGTCTGGATCGGCATGGACTGA